In Cydia splendana chromosome 3, ilCydSple1.2, whole genome shotgun sequence, one DNA window encodes the following:
- the LOC134806439 gene encoding retinal rod rhodopsin-sensitive cGMP 3',5'-cyclic phosphodiesterase subunit delta, translated as MTEVLPAEEARQDRVETIMKGFQVNWMNLRDADSGKIMWQYNEDMSNPNVEHEARVPKRILKCRVVSREMNFSSVEALERFRLEQKVLFKGRCLEEWFFEFGYVIPNSTNTWQSVIESAPESQMMPANVLNGNVVIETKFFDGDLLLTTSRVRLFYV; from the exons ATGACGGAGGTATTGCCAGCGGAGGAGGCGCGACAGGACCGAGTGGAAACCATTATGAAAGGCTTTCAAGT TAACTGGATGAATCTCCGTGACGCAGACTCAG GGAAAATAATGTGGCAGTACAACGAGGACATGTCAAACCCAAATGTGGAGCACGAGGCCAGGGTGCCGAAGCGTATCTTGAAGTGCAGGGTGGTCTCGCGCGAGATGAACTTCAGCTCCGTTGAGGCTTTGGAGAGGTTCCGGTTAGAACAG AAAGTGCTATTCAAAGGGCGATGCCTGGAGGAGTGGTTCTTCGAGTTCGGCTACGTGATCCCCAACTCGACCAACACGTGGCAGTCCGTCATAGAGTCCGCGCCCGAGTCGCAGATGATGCCCGCCAACGTGCTCAA tGGCAACGTGGTGATAGAGACGAAATTCTTCGATGGTGATCTCCTGCTCACCACGTCTAGAGTGCGTCTGTTCTACGTTTAG